From a region of the Flavobacterium sediminilitoris genome:
- the rlmH gene encoding 23S rRNA (pseudouridine(1915)-N(3))-methyltransferase RlmH gives MNIKLLTIGKTDNKNLQSLIDEYTKRLSFYVKFDVEIIPDIKNVKNLSEAQQKEKEGELILSKITSTDHLILLDENGKTFSSIGFSEFLQKKMNAGIKTLVFVIGGPYGFSETVYKNAIGKISLSEMTFSHQMVRLFIIEQIYRGFTILRNEPYHHQ, from the coding sequence ATGAACATAAAACTACTCACTATAGGAAAAACAGACAATAAAAACTTGCAATCATTAATAGATGAATACACAAAACGTTTGTCTTTTTATGTCAAGTTTGATGTAGAAATTATTCCAGACATTAAAAACGTAAAGAATTTAAGTGAAGCCCAACAAAAAGAAAAAGAAGGTGAATTAATTCTTTCAAAAATTACATCTACTGATCATCTTATTCTTTTAGATGAAAATGGAAAAACATTTTCAAGCATTGGCTTTTCAGAATTTCTTCAAAAAAAAATGAATGCTGGTATTAAAACATTAGTTTTTGTAATTGGTGGTCCTTATGGGTTTAGTGAAACTGTTTATAAGAATGCAATAGGTAAAATTTCGCTTTCAGAAATGACATTTTCACATCAAATGGTACGCTTGTTTATTATTGAACAAATTTACCGTGGCTTTACTATATTAAGGAATGAGCCTTATCATCATCAATAA